One Novosphingobium sp. G106 DNA segment encodes these proteins:
- a CDS encoding GSU2403 family nucleotidyltransferase fold protein codes for MATFVQPFSEEQTRILINLQQQYEVWMEAERALAAMPYNLVRKEVNGHSYLYEVKDRANNARSLGPWSGERAATLEAYKTEKTQWKERRDASKERLDETCRLYRSLRLPLMANSAGAIVREADRRGLLGTKLIVVGTNTMPAYHIEAAGLIRELPDETQDCDLAWTGTELDEGSQPIWEMLKAVDSTFTINTERSFQARNAQAYEVEILAAPSRIGTIFRTDRPMPIPLPEQEWLLNGRSVDHVVVCRDGQPARIVAPDPRWFALQKLWMAEQTKRNALKRPKDRKQGIMLLDAVKQAMPLYPVNDAFEAALPGELSPLFDRWKLGNL; via the coding sequence ATGGCCACATTCGTTCAGCCTTTCTCGGAAGAGCAGACGCGGATCCTGATCAATCTCCAGCAGCAGTACGAGGTGTGGATGGAGGCCGAACGCGCGCTCGCGGCGATGCCCTACAACCTCGTTCGCAAGGAAGTGAATGGCCATAGCTATCTCTACGAGGTCAAGGACCGGGCCAACAATGCCCGAAGCCTTGGCCCCTGGTCGGGGGAGCGGGCGGCAACCCTCGAAGCCTACAAGACCGAAAAAACGCAGTGGAAAGAGCGCCGCGATGCCAGCAAGGAGCGCCTCGATGAAACCTGCCGGCTTTACCGTTCGCTGAGGCTCCCACTCATGGCGAACTCGGCCGGCGCAATCGTGCGCGAAGCCGATCGCCGCGGCTTGCTCGGCACCAAGCTGATCGTGGTCGGCACCAACACGATGCCGGCCTATCATATCGAGGCCGCGGGACTGATCCGCGAATTGCCCGACGAAACCCAGGATTGCGACCTTGCCTGGACAGGCACCGAGCTCGACGAAGGCAGCCAACCTATCTGGGAGATGCTGAAGGCGGTCGATTCAACTTTCACGATCAATACCGAGCGCAGCTTCCAGGCACGAAATGCCCAGGCCTACGAGGTCGAAATCCTCGCGGCGCCCTCCCGCATCGGCACGATCTTCCGCACGGATCGTCCGATGCCGATTCCGCTTCCGGAACAGGAGTGGCTGCTCAATGGCCGTTCGGTCGACCACGTCGTCGTATGCCGTGACGGCCAGCCTGCACGCATCGTGGCTCCCGATCCCAGATGGTTTGCATTGCAGAAGTTATGGATGGCCGAGCAGACCAAGCGAAATGCGCTAAAACGGCCAAAAGACCGCAAGCAGGGAATCATGCTCCTCGACGCGGTCAAACAGGCAATGCCGCTCTATCCGGTCAATGACGCATTCGAAGCTGCGTTGCCGGGCGAACTGTCGCCGCTGTTTGATCGGTGGAAACTGGGCAACCTGTAA
- a CDS encoding RNA polymerase sigma factor, with amino-acid sequence MPPFSAEPRFHDREDAAAAPAETRTETDGAQPRSADNAAMLEEVYRTEAPGLARYFRARLRQSDDAADLVQEAFARLAGFMARNTLPRPGAYLQRIARNLLYDRSKRLEARLAPFHLPIGERTEPAVDADQAHAIEAADVLRLYRQALAQLPEKTRQVFLLHRVEELTYREIGMKLEISIPTVQYHVARALAHIDAALERG; translated from the coding sequence ATGCCTCCTTTCAGTGCCGAACCCCGGTTCCATGATCGGGAAGATGCAGCGGCAGCACCCGCCGAGACGCGCACAGAGACGGACGGGGCACAGCCTCGATCCGCCGACAATGCGGCAATGCTCGAGGAAGTCTACAGGACCGAAGCGCCCGGGCTTGCCCGATACTTTCGCGCGCGCCTGCGGCAAAGCGACGATGCCGCCGATCTCGTTCAGGAAGCCTTCGCAAGGCTCGCCGGCTTCATGGCCCGAAATACGCTGCCCCGCCCCGGAGCCTATCTGCAGCGCATCGCGCGCAACCTGCTCTACGACCGGTCGAAGCGCCTCGAGGCGAGGCTCGCTCCCTTTCACCTTCCCATCGGTGAGCGCACCGAGCCTGCGGTCGATGCCGATCAGGCCCATGCGATCGAGGCTGCGGATGTGCTACGCCTCTACCGCCAGGCGCTGGCGCAACTCCCCGAGAAGACGCGGCAAGTGTTCCTCCTTCACCGGGTCGAGGAACTGACCTATCGCGAGATCGGCATGAAGCTCGAAATCTCGATACCGACGGTGCAATACCATGTCGCGCGCGCGCTCGCGCATATCGACGCCGCTCTGGAACGGGGATGA
- a CDS encoding FecR domain-containing protein, which translates to MTEAWDLPASRGGLRDEAADWFAVMRGPDAEARRGEFEAWLDAHAIHREAYNRIAETFSLGKALKGTGLDEQVSQPASPAGDGKAARMAWASALLLIAAVAAAMVWAVMRQTQAFAPATQVAAMGAPEQRLETQIGEIRQFRLADGSVATLDTDSVLLVSLRGGSRDLTLIKGRARFFVAHEKRPFLVTAGGGTVRAVGTVFDVNLGSGGRVDVRLLKGVVLVDVTGRAALGGQVRRLDPGQALAFGGTAAPALSSSGRPSDANWPSGLRDFDGVRVADVIQDANRYATIPLRAATADIGETRISGAFRIDDSAALAANIADVLGLAELADGREITLMRECPPEPQKNCKAPLIIQDRASLTPHPRHLRRMRQGGGDNEKGRS; encoded by the coding sequence ATGACCGAGGCTTGGGACCTGCCTGCCTCGCGCGGTGGCCTGCGCGACGAAGCGGCCGACTGGTTCGCCGTCATGCGCGGCCCCGATGCGGAGGCGCGGCGCGGCGAATTCGAGGCCTGGCTCGACGCCCATGCGATCCACCGCGAGGCCTATAACCGGATAGCCGAGACCTTCAGCCTCGGAAAAGCGCTCAAAGGCACGGGCCTGGATGAACAGGTAAGCCAGCCCGCTTCGCCGGCCGGCGACGGCAAGGCCGCCCGGATGGCCTGGGCCTCGGCACTGCTGCTGATCGCGGCCGTTGCCGCAGCCATGGTCTGGGCCGTCATGCGGCAGACCCAGGCTTTCGCGCCCGCTACCCAGGTTGCGGCGATGGGCGCTCCAGAACAGCGGCTCGAGACGCAGATCGGCGAGATCAGGCAGTTCCGCCTTGCAGATGGATCGGTCGCCACGCTCGATACCGATAGTGTGCTGCTCGTCTCGCTTCGCGGCGGCAGCCGAGATCTCACCTTGATCAAGGGAAGAGCGCGCTTCTTTGTAGCGCATGAAAAGCGGCCATTCCTCGTCACCGCAGGCGGGGGAACCGTAAGAGCCGTCGGCACCGTATTCGATGTGAACCTGGGCTCAGGAGGGCGGGTGGATGTCCGGCTCCTCAAGGGTGTCGTGCTGGTCGACGTGACGGGCCGTGCCGCCCTTGGCGGACAGGTGAGACGGCTCGATCCCGGGCAGGCCCTTGCTTTCGGCGGAACGGCGGCGCCCGCCTTGTCCAGCTCGGGCAGACCCAGCGACGCCAACTGGCCGTCTGGGCTCAGGGATTTCGACGGCGTGCGGGTTGCGGACGTGATCCAGGACGCCAATCGCTACGCGACAATTCCTCTCCGCGCCGCGACCGCCGACATCGGGGAGACGCGGATTTCCGGGGCGTTCCGGATCGACGACAGTGCGGCGCTGGCCGCCAATATTGCCGATGTGCTCGGCCTTGCCGAGCTAGCGGACGGACGCGAGATCACGCTGATGCGTGAGTGCCCGCCCGAGCCCCAAAAAAATTGCAAGGCCCCCCTCATAATCCAGGATCGCGCGTCGTTGACGCCCCACCCGCGCCATTTGCGGCGCATGAGACAAGGTGGGGGCGACAATGAAAAAGGTAGGAGTTGA